One window of the Acidimicrobiia bacterium genome contains the following:
- the pdxS gene encoding pyridoxal 5'-phosphate synthase lyase subunit PdxS: MSDATTQHGTDKVKRGLAEMLKGGVIMDVVSADQARIAEEAGACAVMSLERVPADIRAAGGVARMADPARVEEIINAVSIPVMAKSRIGHFVEARVLESLGVDYIDESEVLSPVDEHHIDKRAFTVPFVCGAKDLGEALRRIGEGAAMIRTKGEPGTGNVVEAVRHMRKMNAQIAWLTTLGPDELMNAARDLRAPYDLVKEVAASGTLPVVNFAAGGIATPSDAALMMQLGCDGVFVGSGIFKSGDPAERASAIVQATTFHNDPAMIAKVSKNLGEAMVGINIETLPDTELMQHRGS, translated from the coding sequence ATGTCCGATGCAACGACGCAACACGGTACCGACAAGGTCAAACGCGGCCTTGCCGAAATGCTCAAGGGCGGCGTCATCATGGATGTCGTTTCAGCCGACCAGGCCCGGATCGCCGAGGAGGCAGGTGCCTGTGCCGTGATGTCCCTCGAACGCGTGCCTGCCGATATCCGGGCCGCCGGGGGAGTTGCCCGCATGGCGGATCCGGCCCGCGTCGAGGAGATCATCAACGCCGTGTCGATCCCGGTCATGGCGAAGTCACGCATCGGGCACTTCGTCGAAGCGCGGGTTCTCGAATCCCTTGGGGTGGACTACATCGACGAATCAGAGGTGCTCAGTCCCGTCGACGAGCACCACATCGACAAGCGAGCCTTCACGGTGCCGTTCGTGTGCGGTGCCAAGGATCTCGGCGAAGCGTTGCGCCGTATCGGTGAGGGAGCCGCGATGATTCGCACCAAGGGCGAGCCCGGTACCGGCAATGTGGTCGAAGCCGTGCGCCACATGCGGAAGATGAACGCCCAGATCGCCTGGTTGACGACCCTTGGGCCAGACGAGCTGATGAACGCCGCTCGTGACTTGCGTGCCCCATACGACCTCGTCAAGGAAGTCGCCGCAAGCGGAACGCTGCCGGTCGTGAATTTCGCCGCCGGCGGGATCGCCACACCGTCGGACGCCGCGTTGATGATGCAGCTCGGCTGTGACGGTGTCTTCGTCGGATCCGGCATCTTCAAGTCGGGCGATCCGGCCGAGCGAGCAAGCGCCATTGTGCAGGCAACGACCTTCCACAACGATCCAGCGATGATCGCCAAGGTATCGAAGAACCTCGGCGAGGCGATGGTCGGCATCAACATCGAGACGCTGCCCGACACGGAGCTGATGCAGCATCGCGGGTCATGA
- the pdxT gene encoding pyridoxal 5'-phosphate synthase glutaminase subunit PdxT, whose amino-acid sequence MRVGILALQGDFREHRRAIQSLGIDAPDVRTPADLDTVDALIIPGGESTTIGRLAVAHGLIQPIRDRAHEGMPILGTCAGMIFLASNTVGHDQPLLGLLDATVQRNAFGRQVDSFEADLTIDGLDEPMHAVFIRAPWIDKIGADVEVLASVRSEGGASHPVLVRQGHILAAAFHPELTDDRRLHRMLVDLVEES is encoded by the coding sequence ATGAGGGTCGGCATCCTTGCGCTTCAGGGGGACTTCCGCGAGCACCGCAGGGCGATCCAATCCCTCGGAATCGACGCTCCCGATGTGCGGACACCCGCTGATCTCGATACGGTCGATGCGCTGATCATTCCAGGCGGGGAGTCGACAACCATCGGGCGGCTCGCGGTCGCCCACGGTCTCATCCAGCCGATCCGTGACCGGGCGCATGAGGGGATGCCGATCCTGGGTACCTGTGCAGGAATGATCTTCCTCGCATCCAACACGGTCGGCCACGATCAGCCGCTCCTCGGGTTGCTCGACGCGACCGTGCAACGCAACGCGTTCGGCCGTCAGGTCGACTCCTTCGAAGCCGACCTGACCATCGATGGCCTCGACGAGCCGATGCACGCGGTCTTCATCAGGGCCCCGTGGATCGACAAGATCGGCGCCGATGTGGAGGTGCTTGCATCCGTACGGAGCGAAGGCGGCGCGAGCCACCCCGTATTGGTACGCCAGGGCCATATCCTCGCGGCTGCCTTCCACCCTGAGTTGACCGACGACCGTCGGCTCCACAGGATGCTTGTCGATCTTGTTGAGGAGTCCTGA
- a CDS encoding YebC/PmpR family DNA-binding transcriptional regulator: MAGHSKWANIKHRKGRQDAKRGKLFAKLIKAIESAARNGGPDLAANTTLATAVQKAKDNSVPKDNIDRAIARGSGDLDGVDYTESFYEGYGPGGVAVYVQVLTDNRNRAASDVRAAFTKNAGSLGEPGSVAYLFEQRGYLLVDGDEDTVMLAAIDGGADDVAPSDGQWEVLCGPSDLQAVRSALETAGVAIESSDVTYLPATSVPIDERHAAQVIRLVDALEDLDDVQAVFANFDIPDDVLATMEM; this comes from the coding sequence ATGGCGGGCCATTCGAAGTGGGCCAACATCAAGCACCGCAAAGGACGGCAGGACGCCAAGCGCGGGAAGTTGTTTGCCAAGCTCATCAAAGCGATCGAGTCGGCTGCACGCAACGGTGGCCCTGACCTCGCGGCGAACACGACCCTTGCAACCGCCGTGCAAAAGGCAAAGGACAACTCGGTCCCGAAGGACAACATCGACCGAGCGATCGCAAGGGGATCAGGGGACCTCGACGGCGTCGACTACACCGAAAGCTTCTACGAAGGGTACGGCCCCGGTGGGGTCGCCGTGTATGTTCAGGTCCTTACCGACAACCGCAACCGAGCCGCGTCTGATGTACGGGCCGCGTTCACGAAGAACGCGGGCAGTTTGGGGGAGCCGGGTTCGGTCGCGTACCTCTTCGAACAGCGCGGCTACCTCTTGGTCGATGGCGATGAGGACACCGTCATGCTCGCCGCTATCGACGGGGGTGCCGATGATGTTGCCCCGTCCGATGGGCAATGGGAGGTGCTGTGTGGACCGAGCGATCTCCAGGCCGTGCGCTCCGCGCTCGAAACCGCAGGCGTCGCCATCGAGTCGAGTGATGTCACCTACCTTCCTGCCACCTCGGTGCCGATCGACGAGCGGCATGCGGCTCAGGTGATCCGTCTGGTCGACGCGCTCGAGGATCTCGACGATGTTCAGGCGGTCTTCGCCAACTTCGACATCCCAGACGATGTGCTCGCGACGATGGAGATGTGA
- the ruvC gene encoding crossover junction endodeoxyribonuclease RuvC: protein MFVLGIDPGLTRTGYGVVESSGGKVRALAAGVIVTNPDIEDAMRLLELRDDLDSVLDEHPIDTAAIEQVFVNRNRGTAIAVARASGVVMATIASRGIGVTEYSPSSMKMAITGSGSATKDQIAAVLDLRLGIGTLRGPVDATDALGVALCHIQHAGLLARLATR, encoded by the coding sequence ATGTTCGTCTTGGGTATCGATCCGGGTCTCACCCGTACCGGCTACGGTGTCGTGGAATCATCCGGGGGGAAGGTGCGTGCCCTCGCGGCCGGGGTCATTGTCACCAACCCGGACATCGAGGACGCGATGCGCCTCCTGGAGCTGCGGGATGATCTCGACAGTGTCCTTGATGAGCATCCCATCGATACGGCGGCCATCGAGCAGGTCTTCGTCAACCGGAACCGTGGGACCGCGATCGCGGTCGCGAGGGCATCGGGCGTCGTGATGGCGACGATCGCAAGTCGGGGCATCGGGGTCACCGAGTACTCTCCTTCGAGCATGAAGATGGCCATCACCGGCTCAGGCAGCGCGACCAAGGATCAGATCGCTGCCGTGTTGGACCTGCGCCTCGGCATCGGGACCCTTCGTGGTCCTGTGGATGCAACCGATGCGCTCGGTGTTGCGCTGTGCCATATCCAGCATGCGGGCCTCCTCGCACGGCTGGCGACACGATGA
- the ruvA gene encoding Holliday junction branch migration protein RuvA, protein MIGRLRGAIVDRGPESVILDVGGVGYTVAVTPRTLSELSALGEAAVLHTHLHVREDQLALFGFMSTEERNLFQVLLGISGVGPKVALAILATLTPTDLSRAVHSGDTSALTTVPGIGKRSAEKLMVELRPRMDIDIGSGAVSGSMSEARAALEGLGYAPDEIRGVLGALSPDLPVADLVKRSLQELGRSQP, encoded by the coding sequence ATGATCGGCCGTCTGCGTGGCGCCATTGTCGATCGTGGGCCCGAATCGGTCATTCTCGATGTCGGCGGCGTTGGCTACACCGTGGCTGTGACACCGAGGACGCTGAGCGAGTTGTCGGCCCTCGGCGAGGCTGCCGTCCTGCACACGCATCTGCATGTTCGCGAGGACCAGCTCGCCTTGTTCGGCTTCATGTCGACCGAAGAGCGGAACCTCTTTCAGGTGCTGCTCGGCATCTCGGGTGTCGGTCCGAAAGTCGCCCTCGCGATCCTTGCGACCCTCACCCCGACCGATCTGAGCAGGGCCGTGCACTCGGGTGACACCTCGGCCCTCACGACGGTTCCGGGTATCGGCAAGCGCAGCGCCGAAAAGCTCATGGTCGAGCTCCGCCCAAGGATGGATATCGACATCGGTTCCGGTGCGGTCTCAGGTTCGATGAGTGAGGCTCGAGCTGCCCTTGAGGGTCTTGGCTATGCACCCGACGAGATCCGCGGAGTCCTCGGCGCGCTGTCGCCGGATCTTCCGGTTGCAGACCTCGTCAAGCGCTCCCTCCAAGAGCTCGGGCGGAGTCAGCCATGA
- the ruvB gene encoding Holliday junction branch migration DNA helicase RuvB, producing MREDGLLATAQSDEDRAVEIGLRPRRLSEFVGQGPLKERLSILVEAASARGEAVDHILFSGPPGLGKTSLAAIVAAEMGAALRSTSGPALDRPGDLAAVLTNLQPGDVLFIDEIHRLPRQVEEVMYPAMEDRQLDIVVGKGPAASSIKIDLPEFTLIGATTRVGRVAPPLRDRFGYVARLDYYGSDDLAAIVERSSRLLECDTEPSGRNAIASRSRGTPRIANRLLRRVRDYAAVRAEGVVTAEVAEVALATFEIDDAGLDKVDRSIIEALVVKFDGGPVGLSTLAIAVGEDSETVEDAYEPFLILEGLLQRTPRGRVATERAYRHLGLDPPPRNGSNDSQGTLL from the coding sequence ATGAGAGAGGACGGGCTGCTCGCGACGGCACAATCAGACGAGGATCGAGCCGTTGAGATCGGACTCAGGCCACGCCGGCTGTCCGAGTTCGTGGGGCAGGGACCTCTCAAGGAACGCCTGTCGATTCTCGTCGAGGCGGCTTCGGCGCGTGGTGAAGCCGTCGATCACATTCTCTTCTCGGGGCCGCCCGGCTTGGGCAAGACCAGCCTTGCGGCCATCGTCGCGGCGGAGATGGGGGCGGCGCTGCGCTCGACCTCGGGCCCTGCGCTCGACCGGCCGGGGGATCTGGCAGCTGTGCTGACCAACCTCCAGCCGGGAGATGTCCTGTTCATCGACGAGATCCATCGGCTTCCCCGCCAAGTCGAAGAGGTGATGTATCCGGCCATGGAGGATCGACAACTCGATATCGTCGTCGGGAAGGGGCCCGCTGCGAGCTCCATCAAGATCGACCTCCCCGAGTTCACCCTGATCGGCGCCACGACCCGGGTCGGCAGGGTTGCCCCGCCGCTGCGCGACCGGTTCGGCTATGTGGCGAGGCTCGACTACTACGGTTCCGACGACCTCGCTGCAATCGTTGAACGCTCATCGCGGCTGCTCGAATGCGACACCGAGCCTTCCGGCCGCAATGCGATTGCCTCCCGCAGTCGGGGCACACCACGCATCGCGAACAGGCTGTTGCGCCGCGTGCGTGACTACGCGGCGGTGCGTGCCGAGGGTGTTGTCACAGCGGAGGTCGCCGAGGTTGCGCTCGCAACCTTCGAGATCGACGACGCCGGGCTCGACAAGGTCGATCGGTCAATCATCGAAGCCCTCGTCGTGAAGTTCGACGGAGGACCCGTTGGTCTATCCACCCTCGCGATCGCGGTCGGAGAGGATTCCGAGACCGTCGAGGACGCATACGAGCCCTTCCTCATCCTTGAGGGATTGCTCCAGCGCACGCCACGGGGTCGGGTCGCCACCGAACGCGCATACCGGCACCTCGGCTTGGACCCACCGCCGCGCAACGGCTCGAACGACAGTCAGGGAACACTGCTCTAG
- the queA gene encoding tRNA preQ1(34) S-adenosylmethionine ribosyltransferase-isomerase QueA: MLVDDFSYELPPEAIAQTAIDPRDASRLLDTTTMTDRVFRELPKLLDAGDLLVVNETKVRAARLVGERDGGGTTEVLLTGRIDNKRWEALVRPARKLSPGSVVAVGPLRVELLSTPVDGVATVLVEGCSTDIEDDIAAHGSTPLPPYFHGEVELGRYQTVFASKIGSSAAPTAALHFTPELVSEIEATGVGIAAVDLEVGIDTFRPMDRGRNGAATVEAHRMHSERVVVPPATVDAVERTRRSGGRVIAVGTTVVRSLESAATPHGGLAPFDGSTDLFIRPGFRFAAVDAVITNFHAPRTTLLVMIAALMGDRWRSVYRLALDQGYRFLSFGDAMYLEVRR, from the coding sequence ATGCTGGTCGATGACTTCTCCTACGAGCTTCCGCCAGAGGCGATTGCCCAGACGGCGATCGATCCGCGCGATGCGTCGCGCCTGCTCGACACGACGACCATGACTGATCGCGTATTCCGCGAGCTTCCGAAACTTCTCGATGCGGGGGATCTGCTCGTCGTGAACGAAACGAAGGTGCGTGCCGCACGCCTCGTGGGTGAACGCGACGGGGGAGGGACCACCGAGGTGCTGCTCACCGGCCGGATCGATAACAAACGCTGGGAGGCGCTGGTTCGTCCCGCAAGGAAGCTCTCGCCGGGTTCGGTGGTCGCGGTCGGACCATTGCGGGTCGAACTGCTTTCCACACCGGTCGATGGCGTTGCCACGGTGCTCGTCGAGGGGTGTTCGACCGACATCGAAGACGATATCGCTGCCCATGGGTCGACACCGCTTCCGCCCTACTTCCACGGTGAGGTCGAACTCGGTCGTTACCAGACCGTGTTCGCGTCGAAGATCGGCTCGTCCGCAGCACCGACCGCGGCCCTTCATTTCACTCCGGAACTCGTAAGCGAAATCGAGGCCACCGGTGTTGGGATCGCTGCGGTCGACCTTGAGGTCGGCATCGACACCTTCCGGCCCATGGATCGTGGAAGGAACGGAGCCGCGACCGTCGAAGCCCATCGGATGCACTCGGAACGGGTGGTGGTCCCACCCGCGACCGTCGATGCCGTCGAGCGGACCCGTCGCAGCGGCGGACGAGTGATCGCCGTAGGAACGACCGTCGTTCGGTCACTCGAGAGTGCCGCGACTCCCCACGGTGGCCTTGCTCCCTTCGATGGTTCCACGGACCTGTTCATACGGCCAGGGTTTCGATTCGCGGCGGTCGACGCCGTCATCACGAACTTTCATGCACCTCGCACGACACTGCTCGTCATGATCGCGGCGCTCATGGGCGACCGATGGCGGAGCGTGTACCGCCTTGCCCTCGATCAGGGTTATCGATTCTTGTCCTTCGGCGACGCCATGTACCTCGAGGTGCGTCGGTGA
- the tgt gene encoding tRNA guanosine(34) transglycosylase Tgt — protein MSAVSWAGTALDGDARCGVMSTGHGDVGTPAFMAVGTRGTVKTVDSDDLDRVGAQIVLANTYHLMLRPGEETVSRLGELHGFMAWDRPILTDSGGFQVLSLRPTVTDDALVFRSSYDGSPVELTPERAVAVQETLGSDIAMVLDVPVALPAERGIVQAAMHQTLRWAERSHHAKQRDDQALFGIVQGGVDAELRAESARETAKIGFPGFGIGGLAVGESAAERAKAIEVCAGELPPDAVRYVMGLGDTEGILDAVARGIDLFDCVLPTRLARHGKALARSGDFSIKRAEWADDTGPIEQDCPCIACRRYTRGYLRHLVAAGEPLGARLLTLHNLTYTYRLFAEVRFHIASRTFAAFHRDTVGRRQRKNRTD, from the coding sequence GTGAGCGCCGTGTCGTGGGCCGGGACCGCGCTCGATGGTGATGCCCGCTGCGGTGTGATGTCGACCGGACACGGAGATGTGGGGACTCCCGCGTTCATGGCCGTGGGAACTCGCGGCACCGTCAAGACGGTCGACTCGGACGACCTCGATCGGGTGGGCGCGCAGATCGTCCTCGCAAACACCTATCACCTGATGCTGCGCCCCGGCGAAGAGACCGTCAGCCGCCTCGGTGAGCTCCACGGATTCATGGCATGGGATCGGCCGATCCTGACGGATTCGGGCGGCTTCCAGGTGCTGTCGCTCCGCCCCACGGTCACCGACGACGCTCTCGTCTTCCGGTCGAGCTATGACGGATCGCCGGTAGAACTGACGCCGGAACGGGCGGTGGCAGTCCAGGAGACGCTCGGATCCGACATCGCGATGGTGCTCGATGTGCCGGTGGCCCTGCCCGCCGAGCGTGGGATTGTCCAAGCCGCGATGCATCAGACCCTTCGCTGGGCCGAACGGTCACACCACGCCAAGCAGCGTGACGACCAAGCGCTCTTCGGCATCGTCCAGGGAGGGGTCGATGCAGAGCTCCGCGCCGAGTCAGCGCGTGAGACGGCCAAGATCGGGTTCCCCGGTTTCGGAATCGGTGGACTCGCCGTTGGGGAGTCCGCTGCCGAACGCGCGAAGGCGATCGAGGTCTGCGCTGGGGAACTCCCGCCCGACGCTGTGCGCTATGTCATGGGACTCGGTGACACGGAGGGGATTCTCGATGCCGTCGCACGCGGGATCGATCTGTTCGACTGCGTGCTTCCCACCCGATTGGCGCGCCACGGAAAGGCCCTTGCAAGATCCGGCGATTTCTCGATCAAGCGTGCCGAGTGGGCCGACGACACCGGACCGATCGAACAGGACTGTCCGTGCATCGCGTGCCGCCGCTACACCAGGGGCTACCTGAGGCACCTCGTCGCAGCGGGAGAGCCCCTCGGGGCACGCCTTCTGACACTTCACAACCTGACCTACACCTACCGACTGTTCGCCGAAGTTCGATTCCACATCGCCTCACGGACATTCGCCGCCTTTCACCGGGACACCGTTGGTCGCAGACAACGAAAGAATCGGACGGACTAG
- the yajC gene encoding preprotein translocase subunit YajC: protein MIGTITAIQVLATAAEEDSAGGSALAFLFPFLILGALFYIFILMPQRRRQRKAREMQDAMRIGDDVRTIGGIIGTIVDEDDETFTLDLGGSTMRVVKRAVAEPIRPPRADEGDDA, encoded by the coding sequence GTGATCGGAACCATCACCGCGATCCAAGTACTTGCGACCGCAGCCGAGGAAGACTCGGCTGGAGGTTCGGCTCTGGCATTCCTGTTTCCCTTCTTGATCCTCGGCGCCCTGTTCTACATCTTCATCCTCATGCCGCAGCGGCGCCGGCAACGCAAGGCACGGGAAATGCAAGACGCGATGCGCATCGGCGACGATGTGCGCACTATTGGCGGCATCATCGGCACCATCGTCGATGAGGATGACGAGACGTTCACGCTCGACCTCGGCGGCTCGACGATGCGGGTCGTCAAACGGGCCGTCGCGGAGCCGATTCGGCCGCCGAGAGCTGACGAGGGCGACGACGCGTGA